In a single window of the uncultured Dysgonomonas sp. genome:
- a CDS encoding cobaltochelatase subunit CobN — MSKSKVIIIICAVLLIIVGWIAWAKFASTTKIGLVNFQQFQVTSLIKSNTDDFISFEEVSLDDLDKLKKYDFVLGFGMGMNVSAEQRNKIQGAADNGTPIYIYAATNPDNNICSLDSIQKESVSSYISNGNRKNYQSLARYIRQHIDKKSFFVTPADSVVESASDVLYHLDDNVSFNTAAEYEKYIKEHNFYKEGGAKIAIVGGLNDPFSGNRANIDSMIVSFQNAGMNVYPVSSAMKRLDFLKQIQPDAVVYYAHGRLAMGQADAAVEWLKERNIPIFSPLTILQTKEDWMKDPMGMFGGFMSQSIVMPELDGAIYPYVVNAQEVDKDGLYLFKAIPDRLKNLTQIVNNFISLKRKSNADKKVAIYYFKGAGQETLTAQGLETVPSLYNLLKRLKAEGYKVDNLPATELEFEKLLMAQGAILSTYAEGAFDNYLKNGKPALVEKSEYESWIHQSLSDELYADVVNTYGEAPGAYMSVHKDNKYYLAVARIQLGNIALLPQPMAALGGDAFAIVHGAKSAPPHTYIGAYLWSQYAFKADAMLHFGTHGSLEFTPQKQVALSSNDWPDRLVGTIPHFYYYTIGNIGESMMAKRRSYATTLSYLTPPFMESNTRSQFKVLQDKIRDYYKTDEAHQSKASLAVKKIAVQMGLHRELRLDSVLSSPYTTADIERIENFSEEIANEKMTGQLYTTGIRYDAEKIKSSVLAMSADPIAYSLAALDKQRGKVTEQQLKNKVVFTQRYLEPAKVLVNQVLNGKTVDSTFICQVAGIQTKDLSEAKKILTPPRRGMMAMAASSGANGKPAAKSGGGHPSWIPKIGERPEETKTKKEEAPKPAEKPKKPEFTKEQKDRARAITEVERTINNIVNYKNALVQSPELELKSILNALSGGYIAPSSGGDAVANPNAVPTGRNLYSINAEATPSEVAWDKGITLVNATLDRYKKQHGEYPKKVSYTFWSSEFIESEGTTIAQALYMLGIEPVRDAFGRVSDIQLISSETLGRPRIDVVVQTSGQFRDLAASRLSLITRAVEMAASAKDDKNGNYVSTSTTEIERQLVEQGIPPKNAREMSTQRVFGGINGMYGTGIQGMVTSGDKWESEKEIADTYINNMGAVYGSDKEWGEYKAGLLRAVLHNTDVVVQPRQSNTWGALSLDHVYEFMGGMNLAVREVTGKDPDAYFADYRNRNNAKMQELKEAIGVESRSTVFNPAYIKEVMKGKASSAAQITEVVTNTYAWNVMKPDVVDNEMWDELYDVYVKDSHNLGVQGFFKQENPAAMQEITAVMLETARKGMWKASEQQLADVAKLHTDLVNEFGATGSGFSGSNAKLQNFIAQKSTPENASGYKQQLQKMKTADASSDINKSGTVLKKDSMSQSDNGEENPLNGIIVVAVVLVAFLALLFVLRKKRKSNN, encoded by the coding sequence ATGTCTAAGTCAAAAGTTATAATTATAATATGCGCTGTATTGCTAATTATTGTCGGATGGATCGCTTGGGCTAAATTTGCTTCCACCACCAAGATCGGTCTTGTCAATTTTCAGCAGTTTCAGGTTACCAGCCTTATAAAGTCAAATACAGACGATTTTATAAGCTTTGAAGAAGTATCTCTCGACGATCTCGATAAACTGAAAAAGTATGATTTCGTTTTGGGATTTGGTATGGGAATGAATGTTTCGGCAGAACAGCGTAATAAAATACAAGGTGCTGCCGATAACGGAACACCGATTTATATCTATGCTGCTACTAATCCCGATAATAATATATGCAGCCTCGACAGTATACAGAAAGAGAGCGTTTCTTCATATATCAGTAATGGTAACAGGAAAAATTATCAAAGTCTGGCAAGGTATATCCGTCAGCATATTGATAAAAAGTCATTCTTTGTTACTCCAGCCGATTCGGTAGTGGAGAGCGCATCCGATGTGCTTTACCATTTAGACGACAATGTATCGTTCAACACAGCAGCCGAATACGAAAAGTATATCAAAGAGCATAACTTCTATAAAGAAGGCGGGGCTAAGATCGCCATAGTAGGCGGACTTAACGATCCCTTTAGCGGAAACAGGGCCAATATAGACAGCATGATTGTTTCGTTCCAAAATGCAGGGATGAACGTTTACCCTGTTTCATCGGCCATGAAACGTCTCGATTTTCTGAAACAAATACAACCCGATGCCGTAGTTTATTATGCACATGGCCGTTTGGCTATGGGGCAGGCCGATGCCGCAGTGGAGTGGCTCAAAGAAAGGAATATACCTATATTCTCACCTCTTACTATCCTGCAAACGAAGGAAGATTGGATGAAAGACCCGATGGGAATGTTCGGTGGATTCATGTCTCAAAGCATCGTTATGCCCGAATTGGACGGGGCTATCTATCCGTATGTAGTCAATGCTCAGGAAGTTGATAAAGACGGCTTATATCTCTTCAAGGCTATACCCGATAGGTTGAAGAATCTGACACAGATCGTCAATAATTTCATCAGCCTGAAGAGAAAAAGTAATGCAGATAAGAAAGTTGCTATCTATTACTTCAAAGGAGCAGGACAGGAAACGCTCACAGCCCAGGGACTGGAAACAGTGCCATCTCTTTACAACCTGCTAAAACGACTAAAAGCCGAAGGATATAAAGTAGACAATCTGCCTGCAACAGAGTTGGAGTTCGAAAAACTGCTCATGGCTCAGGGTGCAATCCTAAGCACCTATGCCGAAGGAGCATTCGACAACTATCTGAAAAACGGAAAACCGGCATTGGTCGAAAAATCAGAATACGAATCGTGGATACATCAATCGCTTTCGGATGAACTATATGCCGATGTAGTAAATACATACGGAGAAGCTCCCGGAGCATACATGAGCGTTCACAAGGACAACAAATACTATCTGGCAGTTGCCCGTATCCAACTCGGAAATATTGCACTTCTGCCTCAGCCTATGGCTGCACTCGGGGGTGATGCCTTTGCCATTGTCCACGGAGCTAAATCAGCACCTCCGCACACATACATCGGAGCATATCTGTGGTCGCAGTATGCTTTCAAAGCCGATGCTATGCTGCATTTTGGTACACATGGCAGTCTCGAATTTACTCCTCAAAAGCAAGTAGCCTTGAGCAGCAATGACTGGCCAGACCGTTTGGTAGGGACTATTCCGCACTTCTACTATTATACCATTGGCAATATCGGAGAAAGTATGATGGCCAAACGCCGTTCGTATGCTACCACACTATCGTATCTGACACCGCCGTTTATGGAAAGCAATACCCGTTCGCAGTTCAAAGTTTTACAGGATAAGATCCGCGATTATTACAAGACGGATGAGGCTCATCAGTCAAAAGCTTCGCTGGCAGTGAAGAAAATTGCCGTGCAGATGGGATTACACCGCGAATTGCGATTAGACAGTGTTCTTAGCTCTCCCTACACTACGGCAGATATAGAACGCATCGAAAATTTCTCGGAAGAGATTGCCAACGAGAAGATGACAGGACAATTGTACACCACAGGGATACGATACGATGCTGAAAAGATAAAATCGTCTGTATTAGCTATGAGTGCCGACCCTATTGCTTACAGTCTGGCAGCACTCGACAAGCAGCGAGGTAAGGTTACCGAACAGCAATTGAAAAACAAAGTTGTATTCACCCAGCGTTATTTAGAACCAGCCAAAGTATTGGTAAATCAAGTATTGAATGGCAAGACTGTAGACAGTACATTTATTTGCCAAGTGGCGGGTATTCAGACAAAAGACCTCAGCGAAGCAAAAAAAATACTCACACCGCCACGTCGCGGTATGATGGCAATGGCAGCATCGTCGGGTGCTAATGGAAAACCTGCCGCCAAATCGGGTGGGGGACATCCTTCGTGGATACCCAAAATAGGAGAAAGACCGGAGGAAACAAAAACCAAAAAAGAGGAAGCTCCTAAGCCGGCCGAAAAGCCTAAGAAACCCGAATTTACGAAAGAGCAAAAAGACCGTGCCCGTGCTATTACGGAAGTAGAACGCACGATCAATAATATCGTCAACTATAAGAATGCATTGGTACAGAGCCCCGAATTGGAACTAAAATCTATCCTAAATGCACTTTCGGGCGGCTATATCGCTCCATCATCGGGTGGCGACGCCGTGGCAAATCCGAATGCTGTGCCTACCGGACGTAACCTCTATTCTATAAATGCAGAGGCTACCCCATCGGAAGTAGCTTGGGACAAAGGAATCACCCTTGTAAATGCAACGCTGGATCGGTACAAGAAGCAGCATGGAGAATATCCGAAGAAAGTGAGCTATACATTCTGGAGCAGCGAGTTTATCGAAAGCGAAGGAACTACTATTGCGCAGGCTCTTTACATGCTCGGTATAGAGCCGGTGCGTGATGCTTTTGGCAGGGTATCGGACATTCAGTTGATTTCGTCCGAGACCTTAGGTCGTCCTCGTATCGATGTTGTAGTACAGACTTCGGGTCAGTTCCGTGATCTGGCTGCATCCCGCCTGTCTCTGATTACGCGCGCTGTGGAAATGGCAGCTTCGGCCAAGGATGATAAGAATGGCAACTATGTATCTACCAGTACAACCGAGATCGAGCGTCAGCTTGTAGAACAGGGCATACCGCCAAAGAATGCGCGTGAAATGTCTACCCAGCGTGTGTTTGGAGGTATCAACGGTATGTATGGTACAGGCATTCAAGGTATGGTTACCAGTGGCGATAAATGGGAGAGCGAGAAAGAAATAGCCGATACCTATATCAATAACATGGGTGCAGTGTACGGTAGCGATAAAGAATGGGGCGAATACAAAGCGGGACTTCTTCGTGCAGTGCTACATAATACGGACGTTGTAGTACAGCCTCGCCAAAGCAATACATGGGGAGCATTGAGCCTCGACCATGTATATGAATTTATGGGAGGAATGAATCTGGCTGTTCGTGAAGTGACGGGTAAAGACCCGGATGCTTACTTTGCCGATTATCGCAACCGCAACAATGCCAAGATGCAAGAACTTAAAGAAGCTATCGGAGTGGAGTCTCGCTCTACGGTTTTCAATCCGGCTTATATCAAGGAAGTAATGAAAGGCAAGGCTTCGAGTGCCGCACAAATAACTGAAGTGGTGACCAATACCTATGCATGGAACGTAATGAAGCCCGACGTTGTCGACAACGAGATGTGGGACGAACTGTATGATGTATATGTAAAGGACTCGCACAATCTGGGTGTTCAGGGTTTCTTTAAGCAGGAAAATCCGGCAGCAATGCAGGAGATTACCGCCGTAATGTTGGAAACCGCCCGCAAAGGAATGTGGAAAGCATCGGAACAGCAATTAGCCGATGTAGCCAAACTACATACCGACTTGGTAAATGAATTCGGCGCAACAGGATCAGGCTTTTCGGGTTCGAATGCGAAGTTACAGAATTTCATTGCACAGAAATCTACTCCTGAGAATGCATCAGGCTATAAGCAACAGCTTCAGAAGATGAAGACCGCAGATGCATCGTCCGACATCAACAAGAGTGGAACCGTACTGAAGAAAGACTCGATGAGCCAGTCTGACAATGGCGAAGAAAACCCATTGAACGGTATCATTGTCGTTGCAGTCGTTTTGGTTGCATTCCTTGCACTATTGTTCGTACTGCGCAAAAAACGTAAGAGTAATAACTAA
- a CDS encoding MotA/TolQ/ExbB proton channel family protein, with protein sequence MEAISKVLFWVANSLLIPDIIILLFLFARSLLLIGSFYNQFMVKRKNDKELNNRIKNLNIANLDTLKSSLPEKDNSLFVRCLRDLLTTPASDAYSDYLISNFENEAEKDASLSKLLAKMGPVLGLIGTLIAMSPALVGLSTGDISGMAYNMQVVFATTVVGLVVSAVGLVTLQFKQRWYAKDVNNLDYVSRILTEKREQV encoded by the coding sequence ATGGAAGCAATTTCAAAAGTATTATTCTGGGTAGCCAATAGTTTACTTATACCCGACATTATTATCCTGTTATTCCTTTTTGCACGCTCACTACTGCTAATCGGTAGTTTCTACAATCAGTTTATGGTAAAAAGGAAAAACGACAAAGAATTGAACAATAGAATTAAAAATCTAAATATAGCAAATCTGGATACGCTGAAAAGCTCGTTGCCCGAAAAGGACAACTCTCTGTTTGTCAGATGTCTTCGCGATTTGCTTACCACTCCCGCCAGCGATGCCTATTCCGACTATCTGATCTCCAACTTTGAGAATGAAGCGGAGAAAGATGCATCTCTATCGAAACTACTAGCCAAGATGGGACCTGTACTGGGGCTTATCGGTACATTGATAGCCATGAGTCCGGCTTTGGTTGGACTATCTACCGGCGATATATCAGGGATGGCTTACAATATGCAGGTTGTATTTGCGACCACCGTTGTAGGGCTTGTTGTTAGCGCTGTCGGTCTGGTTACGCTTCAGTTCAAGCAACGCTGGTATGCCAAGGATGTGAATAATCTGGATTATGTGTCTAGAATACTAACCGAAAAACGAGAACAGGTATGA
- a CDS encoding DUF2149 domain-containing protein, with protein sequence MRRGQRRISKFSKEEDTDPLSVIVNLFDVAMVFAVALMVAMVMHMNMTEVFTQEDYTIVKNPGKDNMEIITKEGNKINKYTPSQDQSSTQQKGKKVGIAYELENGEIIYVPE encoded by the coding sequence ATGAGACGAGGACAAAGAAGAATCAGTAAATTCTCGAAAGAAGAGGATACCGATCCGCTAAGTGTGATCGTAAACCTTTTCGACGTGGCAATGGTTTTTGCTGTGGCTCTGATGGTGGCCATGGTGATGCATATGAATATGACAGAGGTTTTTACACAAGAGGACTATACAATTGTAAAAAATCCGGGCAAAGATAACATGGAGATCATCACCAAAGAGGGGAATAAAATAAACAAATACACCCCGTCTCAAGACCAGTCTTCGACTCAGCAAAAGGGCAAGAAAGTGGGTATAGCCTACGAATTGGAAAACGGCGAAATAATCTATGTGCCCGAATGA
- a CDS encoding FISUMP domain-containing protein yields the protein MKKILILATLIALTSPMTICAQVTIGSALNPSPGAILDLKENSNYGANSTRGLVLPRVKLTAKNELFPMFKEDPNYTSIVKDEQDALHIGLLVYNLNQCDGFGKGVYQWEGKSWVPLLGVKAGISPPDLTSTYPATEKIDDNTLLVHLPSGLDIRTFPSDKKFSLPINWSDATKGSMNRTAVAASAFGGLNFVNPDDHPTSWTPNPATISPVTFNFHLNDMSDIITSRNANISDPFKSRETILTFELPGNECYSEKAVQVRMNQTNYRLVVSRYSGELQEFGYRFRNSTSLNPSGADYYRFLSTPNNEIEVYSNLVWNRTYSTTTTGIVDEINIPVSDGKNTIDGTYPFAKTYFPTYNVNIDGTRGKEIGVINFTDAASTARMYPVEVHLVQCRSGDFDAPENAPNDPSMWSDRALRHTDEQGKPFYSAYFGSAGRWMTTNLATTAYSAGSNGTKELKPYVDISTELQDSGNPKYAYPQKGAVNFDPGTVLDWGATPTDWRWEEGLLYNWYAASGRNYNATDNTDEANTTPNQPIQGICPNGWHLPSDEEWHELEKEIYENIDKYGMYDMTDITVWNTHISSTTPVGWNPSWNTDIWFRGNPIGDNHLGHGAAMKEICPILDGNFFAYQIGSLNYSKEPKSGGFSAIMVGRITGKEDGISPDIMYQQHRGWDTNFWSSSQFSADDAWERALAIRNGGVSRRSIYKTRLQSVRCKKSSL from the coding sequence ATGAAAAAGATCTTAATACTAGCTACACTGATAGCATTAACTTCGCCAATGACAATATGTGCTCAGGTGACGATTGGATCAGCATTAAACCCCTCTCCAGGGGCAATATTAGATCTTAAAGAAAATTCTAATTATGGTGCAAATTCTACGAGAGGGTTGGTTCTCCCCAGAGTTAAATTGACAGCAAAGAATGAATTGTTTCCTATGTTCAAGGAGGATCCAAACTATACAAGTATAGTAAAGGATGAACAAGATGCATTACACATAGGGCTTCTTGTATATAACTTAAACCAATGCGATGGCTTCGGTAAAGGTGTATATCAATGGGAAGGAAAGAGTTGGGTACCTTTACTTGGTGTAAAGGCTGGGATTTCTCCTCCTGATTTAACGTCTACTTACCCGGCGACAGAAAAGATAGACGACAATACTCTATTGGTTCATCTTCCAAGTGGATTGGATATACGAACTTTTCCTTCCGACAAAAAATTCAGTTTGCCTATTAACTGGTCAGACGCCACAAAAGGTAGCATGAACAGAACGGCTGTTGCAGCCTCAGCTTTTGGTGGTCTGAATTTTGTTAACCCAGATGATCATCCCACCTCGTGGACTCCTAATCCGGCAACCATCAGCCCCGTAACCTTTAATTTCCATCTAAATGACATGTCGGATATTATTACCAGCCGAAATGCGAATATCAGCGATCCGTTCAAAAGCCGGGAAACGATCCTGACATTTGAGCTTCCGGGAAATGAGTGTTATTCTGAAAAAGCAGTTCAGGTGAGAATGAACCAGACAAATTATCGGTTGGTAGTTAGCAGATATAGCGGCGAACTGCAAGAGTTTGGCTATCGCTTTCGCAACAGCACATCATTGAATCCTTCGGGTGCGGATTACTATCGTTTTTTATCAACTCCAAATAATGAGATAGAAGTTTATAGTAATCTGGTATGGAACAGAACTTATAGTACAACTACTACAGGAATCGTAGATGAAATCAATATTCCGGTATCGGATGGAAAGAACACCATCGACGGTACTTATCCTTTTGCAAAAACATATTTTCCTACTTATAATGTCAATATAGATGGAACGAGAGGAAAGGAAATCGGGGTGATTAATTTTACAGATGCCGCTTCGACAGCCCGTATGTACCCAGTGGAGGTACATCTGGTACAGTGCCGGTCTGGGGATTTCGATGCTCCTGAAAATGCACCAAACGACCCCTCTATGTGGAGTGACAGGGCATTGAGGCATACCGACGAGCAGGGAAAGCCTTTTTATTCGGCTTATTTTGGGAGCGCAGGACGTTGGATGACAACAAATCTTGCAACTACTGCCTATTCTGCAGGGAGCAATGGGACAAAAGAATTAAAACCCTATGTTGATATATCGACAGAATTACAGGATTCGGGAAATCCTAAGTACGCCTACCCTCAAAAAGGAGCAGTTAATTTTGATCCGGGAACAGTTTTGGATTGGGGTGCCACTCCTACTGATTGGCGCTGGGAAGAAGGACTTCTCTACAATTGGTACGCTGCGAGCGGACGCAATTACAACGCAACGGATAATACAGATGAAGCAAATACCACTCCCAACCAGCCAATACAGGGTATTTGTCCGAATGGATGGCATTTGCCCTCAGATGAGGAATGGCATGAGCTGGAGAAAGAAATTTATGAAAATATCGACAAATATGGCATGTATGATATGACAGATATTACAGTATGGAATACACATATTTCCTCTACCACTCCTGTGGGGTGGAATCCCTCCTGGAACACAGATATATGGTTCAGAGGCAATCCCATTGGGGATAATCATTTGGGACATGGAGCTGCCATGAAAGAAATATGCCCTATTTTAGATGGTAATTTTTTTGCTTATCAAATAGGCTCTCTAAATTATAGTAAAGAACCTAAATCGGGAGGATTCAGCGCTATAATGGTTGGCAGAATAACAGGTAAAGAGGATGGAATCAGCCCAGATATCATGTACCAGCAACATCGTGGATGGGATACAAATTTTTGGAGTTCTTCGCAATTTTCGGCAGATGATGCATGGGAACGGGCCCTGGCGATTCGGAATGGAGGCGTATCCAGAAGAAGTATATATAAAACGCGCTTACAATCAGTCCGCTGCAAAAAGAGTTCATTGTAA
- a CDS encoding carboxypeptidase-like regulatory domain-containing protein codes for MHLNSKSIITILICLLYSVGISAQTNGVPTQTIRGIVTDRASGAPLSYVSIGLLDKPEIGVTADEDGKFVLNNVPVGRHTVQATFVGYEPGIYREILITSAKEVYLEIQMKENIKELDEVVVYSPTNKTLPLNEMATTGARMLSVEEASRYAGGMDDPARLVGSFAGVSPSVSNNGISIHGNAPHLLQWRLEEVEIPNPNHFADISTLGGGILSSLSSNVLGNSDFFTGAFPSEYNNAVSGVFDMKLRNGNNRKYENTFQLGILGIDFASEGPLSKRHNASYIFNYRYSTTSLLDLGGDLDYQDLNFKVNLPTKKVGIFSVWGTGLIDKIVTDFEEDPGKWEKNDDAKKSTAKQNMVSVGISHRYFFDNSTQWKTTLAATYFNHDAWEDIFDTGMNHTPYMKMKRSNTNLIFTTSFNRKFNKKFTNKTGFTFTKMFYDMSMDLSPFIDRPMENITKGEGNTELISGYNSSSLALNDKILLNLGVDAQILTLNNSWTIEPRIGMKWQTGFKSSFALAYGLHSRMEKMDVYFAKTNKTGDELVNKNLDFTKSHHIMLTYNYKISNDMNLRIEPYFQHLYDVPVMTDSSYSVLNRNEFYVKNALVNKGKGRNVGVDITLEKYLINGLYYMITGSVFNSKYCGGDGVWHNTKFNRGFILNTLIGKEWMLGGNKQNILSVNLKFTLQGGDRYSPINEEATMNHPDKEVQYDENKAFSKQYSPMFIANATISYKINKKKISHEFAIKTINLTEAKEYYGHEYNYKTDVIEKKSGSTSIPNISYKINF; via the coding sequence ATGCATCTCAATTCAAAATCAATTATTACTATACTTATTTGTCTATTATATTCAGTTGGCATATCAGCCCAGACTAACGGGGTGCCAACCCAGACGATACGCGGTATTGTAACCGACAGGGCCTCGGGTGCCCCCCTGTCTTATGTTTCCATCGGGCTTCTTGACAAACCTGAAATTGGAGTTACAGCAGATGAAGATGGTAAGTTTGTCCTGAATAATGTACCTGTGGGCAGGCATACGGTGCAAGCTACATTTGTAGGGTATGAGCCGGGTATTTATCGTGAAATATTGATTACTTCGGCAAAAGAGGTTTATCTGGAGATACAAATGAAAGAGAATATAAAGGAACTGGATGAAGTTGTGGTTTATTCCCCCACCAATAAAACACTACCGCTTAACGAAATGGCTACTACAGGAGCCCGGATGCTTAGCGTAGAAGAAGCAAGTCGTTATGCCGGAGGAATGGATGATCCGGCACGTTTGGTTGGTTCTTTTGCCGGAGTGTCGCCGAGTGTATCGAACAATGGTATATCCATTCATGGGAATGCCCCGCATCTTTTGCAATGGCGTTTGGAAGAAGTCGAGATACCTAATCCAAATCATTTCGCAGATATTTCCACATTAGGAGGAGGTATATTATCCTCCTTGAGCAGTAATGTACTAGGCAACTCGGATTTCTTCACTGGTGCATTTCCTTCCGAATATAATAATGCCGTGTCGGGAGTATTTGATATGAAGCTGAGAAACGGAAATAACCGGAAATATGAAAATACATTCCAACTCGGGATATTGGGGATCGATTTTGCTTCAGAAGGTCCATTAAGTAAGAGGCATAATGCATCATATATTTTCAATTATCGCTATTCAACAACATCTCTTTTGGATTTAGGTGGAGATTTGGACTATCAGGATTTGAACTTTAAAGTAAATCTTCCAACAAAGAAAGTGGGTATATTTTCCGTCTGGGGAACAGGTTTAATTGATAAAATCGTAACAGATTTTGAGGAAGATCCTGGTAAATGGGAAAAAAATGATGATGCAAAAAAATCTACAGCGAAACAAAATATGGTCTCTGTCGGTATAAGCCATCGTTATTTCTTTGATAATAGTACCCAGTGGAAAACAACTTTAGCAGCGACTTACTTTAACCATGATGCATGGGAGGATATTTTTGATACAGGAATGAACCATACTCCATATATGAAAATGAAAAGAAGCAATACTAACCTTATTTTTACGACATCATTTAACCGTAAATTCAATAAGAAATTTACGAATAAGACTGGATTTACATTCACTAAAATGTTCTATGATATGAGTATGGATCTATCCCCTTTTATAGATAGGCCGATGGAGAATATCACAAAAGGGGAAGGCAATACTGAACTTATATCCGGATACAACAGCTCATCGCTGGCATTAAACGATAAGATTTTACTAAATTTGGGGGTGGATGCGCAGATACTTACTTTAAACAATAGCTGGACTATAGAGCCTCGTATCGGAATGAAATGGCAGACAGGTTTTAAATCGTCTTTTGCTCTAGCCTATGGGTTACATAGCCGTATGGAGAAGATGGATGTCTATTTTGCAAAAACAAATAAGACTGGAGATGAATTGGTTAATAAAAATCTGGATTTTACAAAATCTCACCATATCATGCTCACCTATAATTATAAAATATCTAATGACATGAACCTAAGAATAGAGCCTTATTTTCAACACCTATATGATGTCCCGGTTATGACCGACAGTTCATATTCTGTACTGAACAGAAATGAGTTTTATGTAAAAAATGCATTAGTGAACAAAGGTAAGGGGCGTAATGTCGGCGTAGATATCACATTGGAAAAGTACCTTATAAATGGGTTGTACTACATGATCACAGGTTCGGTCTTTAATTCTAAATATTGCGGTGGAGACGGAGTTTGGCACAATACGAAGTTTAACAGAGGTTTTATACTAAATACACTGATTGGTAAAGAATGGATGTTGGGAGGCAATAAACAAAATATACTAAGTGTTAATCTTAAATTTACACTTCAAGGTGGAGACCGTTATTCTCCTATTAATGAAGAAGCTACAATGAATCATCCGGATAAAGAAGTGCAATATGATGAAAATAAGGCCTTTTCTAAGCAATATTCTCCTATGTTTATTGCTAATGCGACAATTAGTTATAAAATCAATAAGAAAAAAATATCACACGAATTTGCCATAAAAACGATAAATCTGACAGAAGCCAAAGAGTATTATGGACATGAATATAACTATAAGACAGATGTAATAGAGAAAAAAAGTGGTTCTACTTCAATACCGAATATAAGTTATAAAATAAATTTTTAA
- a CDS encoding histidine kinase: MLIDILSTFITITLCIAGASVSVLIKHWVIDNQRISRLEKEHIQSELEQLKDQITPDFLFKILNRTSVLVKSEPKKANEMLMKLSMILRYQLYDCDRDKVLLNSEINFIQNYLNLRHLFCDDFMFEVVIDGNVNRTFLPPLLFIPFVQDSISNISKGTINNLLQVRFEVINNTIYFWCNSTNEVSVNNPDLSNIRQRLDLLFPDKYSLNIIATGSESSMIKLELNLE; the protein is encoded by the coding sequence ATGTTAATAGACATCTTGTCTACATTCATAACAATTACATTGTGTATTGCAGGGGCGTCTGTCAGTGTATTAATTAAACATTGGGTGATAGATAATCAACGCATTTCCCGTCTCGAAAAAGAACATATACAGTCGGAATTGGAACAACTGAAAGATCAGATAACACCTGATTTTTTATTTAAGATACTCAATCGTACAAGTGTTTTAGTAAAATCTGAACCGAAGAAAGCCAATGAAATGCTGATGAAATTGAGTATGATACTCCGTTATCAATTATACGACTGCGATAGAGATAAGGTTTTGTTGAATTCGGAAATAAATTTTATCCAGAATTATTTGAATTTACGACACTTGTTTTGTGATGACTTCATGTTCGAAGTTGTAATAGACGGAAATGTTAACAGGACATTCCTTCCCCCGCTTTTATTTATACCTTTTGTTCAAGATAGCATTAGTAATATATCAAAGGGGACAATTAATAATCTATTACAGGTTCGTTTTGAGGTAATTAATAATACTATTTACTTTTGGTGTAACAGTACTAATGAAGTATCAGTAAATAATCCTGATTTGTCAAATATCAGACAACGTCTGGATCTTTTATTCCCTGACAAATATTCTTTAAATATTATCGCCACCGGAAGCGAAAGTAGCATGATAAAACTAGAATTGAATTTAGAATAA